The Drosophila teissieri strain GT53w chromosome X, Prin_Dtei_1.1, whole genome shotgun sequence genome has a segment encoding these proteins:
- the LOC122624747 gene encoding uncharacterized protein LOC122624747, whose translation MSSDHLILLQFSMHCFKIIFIYCICVNVLEHLVQRIQEH comes from the coding sequence ATGTCCTCGGATCACCTGATCCTGCTGCAGTTCAGCATGCACTGCTTCAAGATCATTTTCATCTACTGCATCTGTGTAAATGTCCTGGAGCATCTCGTCCAAAGGATCCAGGAGCACTGA
- the LOC122624678 gene encoding uncharacterized protein LOC122624678, with translation MAEGQRSRMDALTLVLSLLLVVAGCRAEKPYSVELNTFTMDDTIENQENWVDWGTLSMKKVSRNQFVVNGDFEFKLNMADEQQIVLMVYVYDSNANQRGSMVMAVKKPFCQFIKEDEDSYPSIKKSSNLPDQDTCPFPKGKYTIDNYEMETNFLPDNAPKGDYLLQLSLLDRDIPVAGLVATVTLT, from the exons ATGGCAGAAGGGCAGCGTTCCAGAATGGATGCACTTACTCTGGTGCTCTCGTTGCTTCTGGTTGTCGCTGGTTGTCGCGCGGAGAAGCCCTACAGCGTGGAGCTCAACACCTTCACGATGGACGACACCATTGAGAATCAGGAAAACTGGGTGGACTGGGGCACGCTGAGCATGAAGAAGGTGTCACGCAATCAGTTCGTGGTCAACGGGGACTTTGAGTTCAAACTCAATATGGCCGATGAGCAGCAG ATTGTTCTAATGGTGTATGTCTACGATTCCAATGCCAATCAGCGGGGTTCGATGGTGATGGCGGTTAAGAAGCCGTTCTGCCAGTTCATCAAAGAGGACGAGGACTCGTATCCGAGCATTAAAAAGTCGTCCAATCTACCGGACCAGGACACATGTCCATTTCCGAAGGGCAAATACACCATCGATAACTACGAAATGGAGACCAATTTCCTGCCGGACAATGCACCCAAAGGCGACTACCTCCTGCAGTTATCCTTGCTGGATCGTGATATTCCTGTGGCAGGACTCGTGGCCACTGTCACTCTCACTTAG